A genomic region of Mycobacterium senriense contains the following coding sequences:
- a CDS encoding TetR/AcrR family transcriptional regulator has translation MARTQQQRREETVGRLIDACIATIIEVGYARASAAVIAKRAGVSVGALFRHFDTMGDFMAATASEVLRRQLESFTKGVAEIPADRPALEAVLGILGDVTSGPTNAVIYELTVAARTDEKLRETLQHELAQYAAKIDDVARALPGIEVFPEDTFPVLVALMRNVFDGAAVVEGVLPQPEIAAQRIPVLMALLTAALPES, from the coding sequence ATGGCCAGAACCCAGCAGCAGCGCCGCGAGGAGACCGTAGGGCGGCTCATCGACGCCTGCATCGCCACCATCATCGAGGTCGGCTACGCCCGGGCGTCGGCTGCGGTCATTGCCAAGCGGGCCGGGGTGTCGGTGGGTGCGCTGTTCCGGCACTTCGACACCATGGGCGATTTCATGGCCGCGACGGCCTCGGAGGTGTTGCGCCGTCAGCTGGAGTCGTTCACCAAGGGAGTCGCCGAAATACCGGCCGACCGCCCGGCGCTCGAAGCGGTGCTGGGGATCCTGGGGGACGTCACCAGCGGCCCGACCAACGCCGTGATCTACGAATTGACGGTCGCCGCTCGCACCGACGAAAAGCTCAGGGAGACTTTGCAACACGAGCTGGCACAGTACGCCGCGAAGATCGACGACGTGGCCCGCGCGCTGCCCGGCATCGAGGTGTTCCCCGAGGACACCTTCCCGGTCCTTGTGGCGCTGATGCGCAACGTCTTCGACGGAGCCGCGGTGGTGGAAGGCGTTCTGCCGCAACCGGAAATCGCGGCCCAGCGGATCCCGGTGCTGATGGCGCTGCTGACCGCGGCGCTGCCGGAATCCTGA
- the rimM gene encoding ribosome maturation factor RimM (Essential for efficient processing of 16S rRNA) has product MELTVGRVVKAHGVTGEVVVEVRTDDPDARFAAGNALRAKHSRAGWERELTVESAREHGGRLLVRLAGVTDRDAADALRGTLFVVDSGDLPDIDEADTYYDHQLEGLRVRTTAGEQIGVVAEVLHTAAGELLAVLREEGDEKREVLVPFVSAIVTSVSLDDGTVEIDPPEGLLDL; this is encoded by the coding sequence TTGGAGTTGACCGTCGGGCGCGTGGTGAAAGCCCACGGCGTCACCGGCGAGGTCGTCGTCGAGGTTCGCACCGACGACCCCGACGCCCGCTTCGCAGCGGGTAACGCGTTGCGCGCCAAGCATTCCCGTGCCGGGTGGGAGCGTGAGCTCACCGTCGAGAGCGCGCGCGAACACGGCGGGCGGCTGCTGGTGCGGCTGGCCGGCGTCACCGACCGTGACGCGGCCGACGCGCTGCGCGGCACCCTGTTCGTCGTCGATTCCGGGGACTTGCCCGACATCGACGAGGCGGACACCTACTACGACCATCAGCTCGAAGGCCTGCGCGTGCGTACCACCGCGGGCGAGCAGATCGGTGTGGTGGCCGAGGTGTTGCACACCGCGGCCGGTGAACTGCTGGCGGTGCTGCGCGAGGAGGGCGACGAGAAGCGGGAAGTGTTGGTGCCGTTCGTGTCTGCGATCGTCACGTCGGTGTCGCTGGACGACGGCACCGTCGAGATCGATCCGCCCGAAGGCCTGCTGGACCTGTAG
- the rplS gene encoding 50S ribosomal protein L19, translating to MNRLDFVDQASLRDDIPVFGPGDTINVHVKVIEGAKERIQVFKGVVIRRQGGGIRETFTVRKESYGVGVERTFPVHSPNIDHIQVVTRGDVRRAKLYYLRELRGKKAKIKEKR from the coding sequence ATGAACCGGCTGGACTTCGTCGATCAGGCGTCGCTGCGCGACGATATCCCGGTGTTCGGCCCGGGCGACACCATCAACGTGCACGTCAAGGTCATCGAAGGCGCCAAGGAGCGTATCCAGGTGTTCAAGGGTGTGGTGATCCGTCGTCAGGGCGGCGGCATCCGCGAGACCTTCACCGTGCGCAAGGAAAGCTATGGCGTCGGCGTCGAGCGGACCTTCCCGGTGCACTCGCCCAACATCGACCACATCCAGGTGGTGACCCGCGGTGACGTCCGCCGCGCGAAGCTGTACTACCTGCGTGAGCTGCGCGGCAAGAAGGCCAAGATCAAGGAGAAGCGCTGA
- a CDS encoding metal-dependent hydrolase family protein, which translates to MHVRGVGLPDETEIELWIVDGRISAEPVAGADTVFDGGWIVPGLVDAHCHVGLGDHGEIPLDEAIAQAEIERDVGALLLRDCGSPTDTRSLDDRDDLPRIIRAGKHLARPKRYAAGFSRELEDEWQLPDAVAQEAKRGDGWIKLVGDWIDRSVGDLAPLWSDDVLKAAIETAHAHGARVTAHVFSEDALPGLINAGIDCIEHGTGLTDDTIELMVEHGTVLVPTLVNIVENFPGIADAAAKYPAYSAHMRDLHARGLSRIAAARDAGVPIYAGSDAGTMVAPGRIADEVEALKSIGMSPTEALGAACWDARRWLGRPGLDHGASADLLCYSQDPRTGSAVLNRPDLVILRGKTFRPAA; encoded by the coding sequence ATGCACGTACGGGGCGTTGGCCTGCCCGACGAAACCGAGATCGAACTGTGGATCGTCGACGGCCGCATCAGCGCCGAACCGGTCGCAGGCGCCGACACCGTCTTCGACGGCGGCTGGATCGTGCCCGGGCTGGTCGACGCGCATTGCCACGTCGGCCTCGGCGATCACGGCGAGATCCCACTGGACGAGGCGATCGCCCAGGCCGAGATCGAGCGCGATGTCGGCGCGCTGTTGTTGCGCGACTGCGGCTCGCCCACCGACACCCGCAGCCTCGACGACCGCGACGATCTGCCCCGCATCATCCGCGCCGGAAAGCATCTGGCCAGGCCCAAACGGTATGCGGCGGGCTTCTCGCGTGAGCTGGAAGACGAATGGCAACTGCCTGACGCGGTCGCGCAGGAGGCCAAGCGCGGCGACGGCTGGATCAAGCTGGTCGGCGACTGGATCGACCGCAGCGTGGGCGATCTGGCCCCGTTGTGGTCCGACGACGTGCTCAAGGCCGCGATCGAGACCGCGCACGCCCACGGTGCCCGGGTCACCGCGCACGTCTTCAGCGAGGACGCGCTGCCCGGCCTGATCAACGCCGGCATCGACTGCATCGAACACGGCACCGGACTTACCGACGACACCATCGAGCTGATGGTCGAGCACGGCACCGTGCTGGTTCCGACGCTGGTCAACATCGTGGAGAACTTCCCCGGGATCGCCGACGCCGCCGCGAAGTATCCGGCATATTCGGCGCACATGCGCGACCTGCACGCGCGCGGCCTGTCCCGCATCGCCGCGGCCCGCGACGCGGGCGTGCCGATCTACGCCGGCAGCGACGCCGGCACCATGGTGGCGCCCGGCCGCATCGCCGACGAGGTCGAGGCGCTCAAGAGCATCGGGATGAGTCCAACCGAGGCGCTGGGCGCGGCGTGCTGGGACGCGCGTCGCTGGCTCGGCCGGCCCGGGCTCGATCACGGCGCCTCGGCGGACTTGCTGTGCTACTCGCAGGACCCTCGCACGGGTTCGGCCGTGCTGAATCGACCCGATCTGGTGATCCTGCGCGGCAAGACGTTTCGCCCGGCCGCTTAG
- a CDS encoding RNA-binding protein, producing MSTVVVDAVEHLVRGIVDNPDDVRVDMVTSRRGRTVEVHVHPDDLGKVIGRGGRTATALRTLVAGIGGRGIRVDVVDTDQ from the coding sequence ATGAGTACGGTTGTCGTTGACGCAGTTGAGCACCTGGTTCGCGGGATTGTCGACAACCCCGACGACGTCCGGGTCGACATGGTGACCAGCCGCCGCGGGCGGACGGTCGAGGTCCACGTCCATCCCGACGACCTGGGCAAGGTGATCGGTCGCGGCGGTCGCACCGCGACCGCGCTGCGCACCCTGGTCGCCGGCATCGGCGGTCGCGGCATCCGCGTCGACGTGGTGGACACCGACCAGTAG
- a CDS encoding D-alanyl-D-alanine carboxypeptidase family protein yields the protein MRKLTAAAATLLALGTCTATVTMSTAWADNSQPVGSIPIPDGPARTWIIADLDSGQVLAGRDQDVAHPPASTIKTLLAQVVLDSVSLDSTVVADVADTQVECNCVGIKPGRTYTARQLLDGLLLVSGNDAANTLAHMLGGPDVTVAKMNAKAASLGATNTHAATPSGLDGPGGSGASTAHDLAVIFRAAMANPVFAQITAEPSAMFPGDNGDHPIENQDELLQRYPGAIGGKTGFTDAARKTFVGAAARGGRRLVIAMMYGLIKAGGPTYWDQAATLFDWGFAQSPQSSIGSL from the coding sequence ATGCGGAAGCTCACGGCCGCAGCCGCTACCCTGCTCGCGCTCGGTACCTGCACCGCCACCGTCACCATGTCCACCGCCTGGGCGGATAACTCGCAACCGGTCGGCTCGATCCCCATTCCCGACGGGCCGGCCCGAACCTGGATCATCGCCGACCTCGACAGCGGTCAGGTACTGGCCGGCCGCGACCAGGATGTCGCCCACCCGCCGGCGAGCACCATCAAGACGCTGCTGGCCCAGGTGGTGCTGGACTCGGTGAGCCTGGACTCGACCGTGGTCGCCGACGTCGCCGACACCCAGGTGGAGTGCAACTGCGTCGGGATCAAACCGGGCCGCACCTACACCGCGCGCCAACTGCTGGACGGCCTGCTGCTGGTCTCGGGTAACGACGCCGCCAACACGCTGGCGCACATGCTGGGCGGCCCGGACGTCACGGTGGCCAAGATGAACGCCAAGGCGGCCTCGCTGGGCGCCACGAACACGCACGCCGCGACACCGTCCGGTCTGGACGGGCCCGGCGGTTCGGGCGCGTCGACGGCGCACGACCTGGCGGTCATCTTCCGCGCGGCGATGGCCAACCCGGTGTTCGCGCAGATCACCGCCGAGCCGTCGGCGATGTTCCCCGGCGACAACGGCGATCACCCGATCGAAAATCAGGACGAGCTGTTGCAGCGCTATCCCGGCGCGATCGGCGGCAAGACCGGCTTCACCGACGCCGCCCGCAAGACCTTCGTCGGGGCCGCCGCGCGCGGGGGCCGCCGGCTGGTGATCGCCATGATGTACGGGCTGATCAAAGCGGGCGGGCCGACGTACTGGGATCAGGCGGCGACGCTGTTCGACTGGGGATTCGCGCAGAGCCCGCAGTCCAGCATCGGCTCGTTGTAA
- a CDS encoding serine/threonine-protein kinase — MSLPSGASFAGYLVSRGLGSGVTGEVYLVQEPRSMRRQALKVLSRELSADGDFTARFREETPIVANLRYRNIVEVHERGQFDGRLYIAMEYIEGTSAAQLITDRFPAVSPAVEVLAMLTAIAGALDYAHLRGLVHGDVKPANILLTDRDGGKERILLTDFGIARQRAQAAEHATHVTVAYAAPEQLSGDDVDGRADQYALAATAFHLLTGAPPVALADPVAALRRHRDGKLARLSDQRPELAHLDSVFAKALAERPEDRFETCHDFALAASELAGLSTGERPESEPDREPGPDPEPDADVQDTAAGPQDVAATTEDEPDVPRKRRPRKVLLGAAAVALVAGALVAGFAIGRHTGTTPNQVAAPTPTTPAPPPAPLDGSYRIEAERTRQTYNYAADPQPPDVRTWWAFRSSCKPEGCSAAAMQLDDDDHTQGMSPGGGSLFMKFTDGEWQSAPVDLNFPCVGPDGSQSTQGTTMVLALRPQPNGEFVGEQVVTVRTDECGQQSAVIRVPTVASRMGEVPPAVAVPEPGSGPQSPARHAPSAAPTAAPFRPQS; from the coding sequence ATGTCGTTGCCCAGCGGCGCGAGCTTCGCCGGCTACCTGGTGTCGCGAGGGCTGGGTTCAGGAGTGACGGGTGAGGTCTACCTCGTCCAGGAGCCCCGGTCGATGCGCCGGCAGGCGTTGAAGGTGCTGTCCCGCGAACTGTCGGCGGACGGCGACTTCACCGCGCGGTTCCGGGAGGAAACCCCGATCGTCGCCAACCTGCGCTACCGCAACATCGTCGAGGTGCACGAGCGCGGCCAGTTCGACGGCCGGCTCTACATCGCGATGGAATACATCGAAGGCACCAGCGCGGCTCAGCTCATCACCGACCGGTTCCCGGCCGTTTCGCCGGCGGTCGAGGTGCTGGCCATGCTCACGGCGATCGCCGGCGCCCTCGACTACGCCCACCTACGCGGGCTGGTGCATGGCGATGTGAAACCGGCCAACATCCTGCTGACCGATCGTGACGGCGGGAAAGAACGAATCCTGTTGACCGACTTCGGCATAGCCCGGCAACGCGCGCAGGCAGCTGAGCACGCGACGCACGTCACTGTTGCGTACGCGGCACCGGAACAGTTGAGCGGCGACGACGTCGACGGGCGCGCCGACCAATACGCGTTGGCGGCCACCGCATTTCACCTGTTGACCGGCGCGCCGCCGGTTGCGCTTGCCGACCCCGTGGCCGCGCTGCGCCGGCACCGCGACGGCAAGCTGGCGCGGCTGAGCGACCAGCGTCCCGAGCTGGCGCACCTGGACAGCGTCTTCGCCAAGGCGCTCGCCGAACGACCCGAGGATCGATTCGAAACCTGTCACGACTTCGCCTTGGCGGCAAGCGAACTGGCGGGCCTGTCGACGGGTGAACGCCCCGAATCCGAACCCGATCGTGAGCCCGGCCCCGATCCCGAGCCCGACGCCGACGTGCAGGACACGGCGGCAGGGCCGCAGGACGTCGCGGCCACGACAGAGGACGAACCGGACGTGCCCCGCAAACGCAGGCCGCGAAAGGTCTTGTTGGGCGCCGCGGCGGTGGCCCTCGTCGCCGGGGCGCTGGTTGCGGGCTTCGCCATCGGGCGCCACACTGGCACCACACCGAACCAGGTCGCCGCTCCGACGCCGACCACCCCGGCGCCCCCGCCGGCCCCACTCGACGGCAGCTACCGCATCGAGGCCGAGCGCACCAGGCAGACCTATAACTACGCCGCCGATCCGCAGCCGCCGGACGTCAGAACGTGGTGGGCGTTCCGGTCGTCGTGCAAGCCGGAAGGCTGCTCCGCCGCTGCGATGCAGCTCGACGACGACGACCACACGCAGGGGATGTCACCCGGCGGAGGATCCCTCTTCATGAAATTCACGGACGGCGAGTGGCAGTCCGCGCCGGTGGATCTCAACTTCCCGTGCGTCGGGCCGGACGGATCGCAGTCCACGCAGGGCACCACCATGGTGCTCGCGCTGCGGCCGCAGCCCAACGGCGAGTTCGTCGGCGAGCAGGTCGTCACCGTGCGAACGGATGAGTGCGGCCAGCAGTCGGCCGTGATCAGGGTGCCCACGGTGGCGAGCCGAATGGGCGAGGTGCCGCCGGCCGTGGCGGTGCCGGAGCCCGGCTCGGGTCCGCAGAGCCCGGCGCGGCACGCGCCCAGCGCCGCGCCGACGGCGGCGCCGTTTCGGCCGCAGAGCTGA
- a CDS encoding DUF2469 domain-containing protein — protein sequence MSAEDLEKYETEMELSLYREYKDIVGQFSYVVETERRFYLANSVEMTPRNAEGEVYFELRLSDAWVWDMYRPARFVKQVRVVTFKDVNIEEVEKPELRLPE from the coding sequence ATGAGTGCAGAAGATCTCGAAAAGTATGAAACCGAGATGGAGCTCTCGCTGTACCGCGAATACAAGGACATCGTCGGCCAGTTCAGCTACGTCGTGGAGACCGAACGCCGCTTCTACCTGGCCAACAGCGTGGAGATGACGCCGCGCAACGCCGAGGGCGAGGTCTACTTCGAGCTGCGGCTGTCCGACGCCTGGGTGTGGGACATGTACCGGCCGGCGCGGTTCGTCAAGCAGGTCCGGGTGGTCACCTTCAAGGACGTCAACATCGAAGAGGTCGAGAAGCCGGAGCTGCGGCTTCCCGAGTAG
- the rpsP gene encoding 30S ribosomal protein S16, with amino-acid sequence MAVKIKLTRLGKIRNPQYRISVADARTRRDGRSIEVIGRYHPKEDPSLIEIDSERAQYWLSVGAQPTEPVRKLLQITGDWQKFKGLPGAEGRLKTAPAKPSKLELFNAALADAEGGPTTEAAKPKKKAPAKKAAKGADEAAEPEAAAETPAETAAAAEAPAEGGEQAEPTTES; translated from the coding sequence ATGGCTGTCAAGATCAAGCTCACCCGGCTTGGCAAGATCCGCAACCCCCAGTACCGCATCTCCGTCGCCGACGCCCGCACCCGCCGCGACGGCCGCTCCATCGAGGTCATCGGCCGCTACCACCCGAAGGAAGACCCGAGCCTCATCGAGATCGACTCCGAGCGCGCCCAGTACTGGCTGTCCGTGGGGGCTCAGCCCACCGAGCCGGTCCGCAAGCTGCTGCAGATCACCGGTGACTGGCAGAAGTTCAAGGGCCTGCCCGGCGCCGAGGGCCGCCTGAAGACCGCCCCGGCCAAGCCCAGCAAGCTGGAGCTGTTCAACGCCGCGCTGGCCGACGCCGAGGGCGGACCCACCACCGAGGCCGCGAAGCCGAAGAAGAAGGCCCCGGCCAAGAAGGCCGCCAAGGGCGCTGATGAGGCCGCCGAGCCGGAGGCCGCCGCCGAGACTCCGGCGGAGACCGCCGCTGCGGCCGAGGCGCCCGCCGAGGGCGGCGAGCAGGCCGAGCCGACCACCGAAAGCTGA
- the trmD gene encoding tRNA (guanosine(37)-N1)-methyltransferase TrmD: MRIDVVTIFPAYLDPLRQSLPGKAIQSGLVDLRVHDLRRWTYDVHRSVDDSPYGGGPGMVMKAPVWGEALDEIASEETLLVVPTPAGRLFTQATAARWSAEAHLVFACGRYEGIDQRVIEDAAGRMRVEEVSIGDYVLPGGESAAVVMIEAVLRLLDGVLGNPASHREDSHSPELDRRLEGPSYTRPPSWRGLDVPEVLLSGDHARIAAWRREISLQRTRERRPELLEPEGD, encoded by the coding sequence ATGAGAATCGACGTCGTCACGATCTTTCCGGCCTATCTGGACCCGCTGCGGCAATCGTTGCCCGGCAAGGCGATCCAGTCCGGCCTGGTCGATCTGCGGGTGCACGACCTGCGGCGCTGGACGTACGACGTGCACCGCTCGGTCGACGATTCCCCCTACGGCGGCGGCCCCGGGATGGTGATGAAGGCGCCGGTGTGGGGTGAGGCGCTGGATGAGATCGCCTCCGAGGAAACACTTTTGGTTGTCCCGACCCCCGCCGGGCGGTTGTTCACGCAGGCGACGGCCGCGCGCTGGAGCGCCGAGGCCCACCTGGTGTTCGCGTGCGGCCGCTACGAGGGCATCGACCAGCGGGTCATCGAGGACGCCGCGGGGCGGATGCGGGTCGAGGAGGTCTCGATCGGCGACTACGTGCTGCCGGGCGGCGAGTCGGCGGCCGTGGTGATGATCGAGGCCGTGCTGCGCCTGCTCGACGGGGTGCTCGGCAATCCCGCGTCGCACCGCGAGGATTCGCACTCGCCGGAGCTGGACCGGCGCCTGGAGGGGCCCAGCTACACCCGGCCGCCGAGTTGGCGCGGCCTCGACGTGCCCGAGGTGCTGCTGTCGGGTGACCACGCGCGAATCGCCGCCTGGCGCCGGGAGATCTCGCTGCAGCGCACCCGCGAACGCCGACCCGAACTGCTTGAGCCCGAAGGGGATTGA
- a CDS encoding nuclear transport factor 2 family protein has protein sequence MLSLEEISDRLEIQQLLVDYSTAIDNRRFDDLDKVFTPDAYIDYTALGGIEGQYPEVKKWLAEVLPNFPVYAHMLGNFSVRIDGDKAASRVICFNPMVLGGDKDQVLFCGLWYDDEFVRTPDGWRMTRRAETKVFQKVM, from the coding sequence ATGTTGAGCCTGGAAGAGATCTCGGATCGACTCGAGATCCAGCAGCTTCTGGTGGATTACTCCACCGCCATCGACAACCGGCGATTCGACGACCTGGACAAGGTCTTCACTCCGGACGCCTACATCGACTACACGGCGTTGGGCGGCATCGAGGGTCAGTACCCGGAGGTGAAGAAGTGGCTGGCCGAGGTGCTGCCCAACTTCCCGGTGTACGCACACATGCTGGGTAACTTCTCGGTCCGGATCGACGGGGACAAGGCCGCGTCACGGGTCATCTGCTTCAACCCGATGGTGCTGGGCGGTGACAAGGACCAGGTGCTGTTCTGCGGATTGTGGTACGACGACGAGTTCGTGCGCACGCCCGACGGCTGGCGCATGACCCGGCGGGCGGAGACCAAGGTCTTTCAGAAAGTGATGTGA
- the lepB gene encoding signal peptidase I: MTDTADSSKPEPHAGESDPKVSTRNPETRPEDAATTAGADPEPGPVAEAPDEGEPEDPKRSTLREFALLAVIAVVLYYVMLTFVARPYLIPSESMEPTLHGCTGCVGDRIMVDKVSYRFSTPHPGDVIVFKGPPPWNLGYKSIRSNNTVLRWVQNALSFVGFVPPDENDLVKRVIAVGGQTVQCRADTGLTVDGKPLKEPYLDRNTMAADPSVYPCLGSEFGPVHVPAGRLWVMGDNRTHSADSRAHCTSVPTEALKGVLCTGDPTSGTVPVSNVIGKARFIVWPPSRWGGVGSVNPQQNR; this comes from the coding sequence GTGACCGATACCGCGGATTCATCGAAGCCCGAGCCCCACGCCGGCGAGTCAGATCCGAAGGTCTCTACCCGCAACCCGGAGACGCGCCCCGAGGACGCCGCGACGACGGCCGGAGCGGACCCCGAACCGGGGCCGGTGGCCGAGGCGCCCGACGAGGGCGAGCCGGAGGACCCCAAGCGGTCGACCTTGCGCGAATTCGCGCTCCTGGCGGTGATCGCCGTCGTCCTCTACTACGTCATGTTGACGTTCGTGGCGCGGCCCTACCTGATCCCGTCGGAATCCATGGAGCCCACGCTGCACGGCTGCACGGGCTGCGTCGGCGACCGGATCATGGTCGACAAGGTCAGCTACCGCTTCAGCACGCCGCACCCCGGTGACGTCATCGTCTTCAAGGGCCCGCCGCCGTGGAACCTCGGCTACAAGTCGATCCGGTCCAACAACACCGTGCTGCGCTGGGTGCAGAACGCGCTGTCCTTCGTCGGCTTCGTGCCGCCCGACGAGAACGACCTGGTCAAGCGGGTCATCGCGGTCGGCGGGCAGACGGTGCAGTGCCGGGCCGATACCGGGCTGACGGTCGACGGCAAGCCGCTGAAGGAGCCGTACCTGGATCGCAACACGATGGCCGCCGACCCGTCGGTGTACCCCTGCCTGGGCAGCGAGTTCGGGCCGGTTCACGTCCCGGCCGGACGGCTGTGGGTGATGGGCGACAACCGCACACACTCGGCGGACTCCCGCGCCCACTGCACCAGCGTGCCGACCGAGGCGCTCAAGGGTGTGCTGTGCACCGGCGACCCCACGTCGGGAACCGTGCCGGTGTCCAACGTGATCGGAAAAGCCAGGTTCATCGTGTGGCCGCCGTCCCGCTGGGGCGGCGTGGGATCGGTGAACCCGCAGCAGAATCGGTAG
- the ffh gene encoding signal recognition particle protein — translation MFESLSDRLTGALAGLRGKGRLTDADIEATTREIRLALLEADVSLPVVRAFVTRIKDRAKGAEVSGALNPAQQVVKIVNEELIGILGGQTRQLAFAKTPPTVVMLAGLQGSGKTSLAGKLASWLRGQGHTPLLVACDLQRPAAVNQLQVVGERAGVSVFAPHPGESPGSGPGDPVAVAAAGLAEARAKHFDVVIVDTAGRLGIDDELMSQAAAIRDAINPDEVLFVLDAMIGQDAVITAEAFREGVGFTGVVLTKLDGDARGGAALSVREVTGVPILFASTGEKLEDFDVFHPDRMSSRILGMGDVLSLIEQAEQVFDAEQAEAAAVKIGSGELTLEDFLEQMLAIRKMGPIGNLLGMLPGAGQMKDALAQVDDRQLDRLQAIIRGMTPAERADPKIINASRRLRIANGSGVTVSEVNQLVDRFFEARKMMSSMLGGMGIPGLGRKSATRKSKAAKGKAGKKGKKGGRGPTPPKARNPLMQGMPGGFPDLSQMPEGLNELPPGLADFDLSKLKFPGKS, via the coding sequence GTGTTTGAATCGCTGTCCGACCGTTTGACCGGTGCCCTTGCCGGGCTGCGCGGCAAGGGTCGATTGACCGACGCCGATATCGAGGCCACCACCCGCGAGATCCGGCTGGCGCTGCTGGAAGCCGACGTATCGCTGCCCGTGGTGCGGGCCTTCGTCACCCGGATCAAGGACCGCGCCAAGGGCGCCGAGGTCTCTGGGGCCCTCAACCCGGCGCAGCAGGTCGTCAAGATCGTCAACGAAGAACTCATCGGCATCCTGGGCGGACAGACCCGGCAGCTGGCGTTCGCCAAGACGCCGCCGACCGTGGTGATGCTCGCCGGTCTGCAGGGTTCCGGTAAGACGTCGCTGGCCGGCAAGTTGGCCTCCTGGCTGCGCGGCCAGGGGCACACCCCGCTGCTGGTGGCGTGTGACCTGCAGCGCCCGGCCGCGGTGAACCAGCTGCAGGTCGTCGGTGAGCGCGCCGGCGTATCGGTGTTCGCGCCGCATCCCGGCGAGTCGCCCGGATCCGGGCCCGGCGACCCGGTCGCGGTCGCGGCGGCCGGCCTCGCCGAGGCCCGGGCCAAGCACTTCGACGTCGTGATCGTCGACACCGCCGGCCGGCTGGGCATCGACGACGAGCTGATGTCGCAGGCCGCGGCGATCCGTGACGCGATCAATCCCGACGAAGTCCTGTTCGTGCTGGACGCGATGATCGGTCAGGACGCCGTCATCACCGCGGAGGCGTTCCGCGAGGGCGTCGGCTTCACCGGTGTGGTGCTGACCAAGCTGGACGGTGACGCCCGCGGTGGCGCGGCGCTCTCGGTTCGCGAGGTGACCGGCGTCCCAATCCTTTTCGCCTCCACCGGCGAGAAGCTGGAGGACTTCGACGTCTTCCACCCCGACCGGATGTCCAGCCGCATCCTGGGCATGGGCGACGTGCTGAGCCTGATCGAGCAGGCCGAGCAGGTCTTCGACGCCGAACAGGCCGAGGCCGCCGCCGTCAAGATCGGCAGCGGCGAGCTCACGCTCGAGGACTTCCTGGAACAGATGCTGGCCATCCGCAAGATGGGCCCGATCGGCAATCTGTTGGGCATGCTGCCCGGCGCCGGGCAGATGAAGGACGCGCTGGCCCAGGTCGACGACCGCCAGCTCGACCGCCTGCAGGCCATCATCCGCGGCATGACCCCCGCCGAGCGCGCCGACCCGAAGATCATCAACGCGTCGCGGCGGCTGCGCATCGCCAACGGGTCGGGCGTCACGGTGTCGGAGGTCAACCAGCTGGTGGACCGCTTCTTCGAGGCCCGCAAGATGATGTCGTCGATGCTGGGCGGCATGGGCATCCCCGGTCTGGGCCGCAAGTCGGCGACGCGAAAGTCCAAGGCGGCGAAGGGTAAGGCGGGCAAGAAGGGCAAGAAGGGCGGACGCGGCCCCACGCCGCCGAAGGCCCGCAACCCGCTCATGCAGGGCATGCCGGGCGGGTTCCCGGACCTGTCGCAGATGCCCGAAGGTCTCAACGAGCTGCCGCCCGGTCTGGCCGACTTCGATCTGTCCAAGCTGAAGTTCCCGGGCAAGTCGTGA